In a genomic window of Oncorhynchus kisutch isolate 150728-3 linkage group LG9, Okis_V2, whole genome shotgun sequence:
- the LOC109896996 gene encoding endonuclease domain-containing 1 protein isoform X1, whose product MRPLRVYLLALLLLAGIWLSGASVSDSFRDCRQFFYMRAAPTGIDGTRDSLKRICQRYGDKARYATLYDGSRRLPLYSAYTFKKNDGKKRMDTPWMYEPQLVSGNEGGNMKVLPPSDDPEPLIQESQAVLEDYSDAVEYSRGLLNPDQHQADPDDKASTYTLTNVVPQITDFLEETWSSYLDTVRRRLNNFCRGKQSYVVTGVTVSGATIRRGNEDRMGIPKHVWLAYCCPRFDRNSPYEVRFMFPSYGAYALNEQEDHGVMEVPLKTLESFLKKQTDMDSNLAIFYEDCVSENTFKKKRKR is encoded by the exons ATGCGTCCATTGCGGGTCTACCTGCTGGCCCTCCTCCTGTTGGCAGGGATCTGGCTGTCTGGTGCCAGTGTATCCGACAGCTTTAGAGACTGCAGACAGTTTTTCTACATGAGGGCAGCACCAACAGGCATCGACGGGACCAGGGACAGCCTCAAGAGGATCTGCCAGCGCTACGGGGACAAGGCGCGCTACGCCACCCTGTACGACGGCAGCCGTCGCCTACCCCTCTACTCAGCCTATACCTTTAAGAAGAACGACGGGAAGAAGAGGATGGACACGCCCTGGATGTACGAGCCACAG CTGGTGTCTGGGAATGAGGGTGGGAACATGAAGGTGTTGCCCCCTAGTGATGACCCGGAGCCTCTGATCCAGGAGAGCCAGGCGGTGCTGGAGGACTACTCAGACGCCGTGGAGTACTCCCGAGGCCTGCTCAACCCAGACCAGCACCAGGCTGACCCAGACGATAAGGCCTCCACCTACACCCTGACCAACGTGGTACCCCAG ATCACAGACTTCCTGGAAGAGACCTGGAGCTCCTATTTGGATACCGTGCGCCGCCGCCTCAATAACTTCTGCCGCGGAAAGCAGTCCTACGTGGTAACCGGGGTGACAGTCTCCGGGGCGACCATACGTCGGGGGAACGAGGACCGCATGGGGATCCCCAAACACGTGTGGTTGGCTTACTGTTGCCCACGGTTCGACCGTAACTCTCCCTATGAGGTGCGTTTCATGTTCCCTAGCTATGGTGCCTATGCACTGAATGAACAGGAGGACCATGGAGTCATGGAGGTGCCTTTAAAGACACTGGAGAGCTTTCTGAAGAAACAAACGGACATGGATAGTAATCTGGCTATCTTCTACGAGGACTGTGTGTCAGAGAACACCTTCaaaaagaagaggaagagatag
- the LOC109896997 gene encoding endonuclease domain-containing 1 protein-like translates to MAPLWAQAFLLVTMAMTDVQGTVEKELSPECREFLYMGTPPVGLEDHSLQKICQRYNNKPRYVTLYDTANHVPIYSAYTFKRSDGEKRVDVPWMYEPQLSTVSDTREMQPFPRGYMHKNFEDAQAILDDYTNAVLYERGHLNPDEHQADPDDKASTYTLTNVVPQVREFSAGTWKEQEHVIRKRLNNYCHGTAYVVTGITTSGNMIRRHNIDRVAVPKYLWSAYCCTNYDHNAPYDERYKFPAFAHYALNEKENNQVLELSVKKLEEFLQRSTFVDKNFQIFVDDCVPPAFALH, encoded by the exons ATGGCCCCACTCTGGGCACAGGCCTTCCTCCTGGTCACCATGGCGATGACGGATGTCCAGGGAACGGTGGAGAAGGAGCTCTCTCCAGAGTGCAGGGAGTTCCTGTACATGGGGACGCCCCCCGTGGGCCTGGAGGACCACTCGCTCCAGAAGATCTGCCAGCGCTACAACAACAAGCCGCGCTACGTCACGCTGTACGACACGGCCAACCACGTCCCCATCTACTCCGCCTACACCTTCAAACGCTCCGACGGGGAGAAAAGGGTGGACGTGCCCTGGATGTACGAGCCACAG CTGTCCACAGTTTCTGACACCAGGGAGATGCAGCCATTCCCGCGCGGCTACATGCACAAGAACTTTGAGGACGCCCAGGCCATCCTGGACGACTACACCAACGCCGTCCTCTACGAGCGTGGCCACCTCAACCCTGACGAGCACCAAGCCGACCCAGACGACAAGGCCTCCACCTACACTCTGACCAACGTGGTGCCCCAG GTCAGAGAGTTCAGCGCGGGCACCTGGAAAGAGCAGGAGCACGTGATCCGCAAGCGCCTCAACAACTACTGCCACGGCACCGCCTACGTTGTCACCGGAATCACCACTTCAGGGAACATGATCCGGCGCCATAACATTGACCGCGTGGCGGTCCCGAAGTACCTGTGGTCGGCCTACTGCTGTACCAACTACGACCACAACGCGCCGTACGATGAGCGCTACAAGTTTCCGGCGTTCGCCCACTACGCCCTCAATGAGAAGGAGAACAACCAG GTCCTGGAGCTGTCCGTCAAGAAACTGGAGGAGTTCCTCCAGAGGTCCACCTTCGTGGACAAGAACTTCCAGATCTTTGTGGATGACTGTGTCCCGCCTGCCTTTGCTCTGCATTAG
- the LOC109896996 gene encoding endonuclease domain-containing 1 protein isoform X2: MLLSCVLLALALLPLPPPVNSSVDSSFRECSRFLYRGLAPRGLQGTQGLQKVCQHYGDKARYATLYDPAGRIPLFSAYTFKRSNGESREGLPWMYEPQLSRGSGMGNMQPFPGSPSSLLALEESQAVLADYSDAVVYERGQLNPDQHQASPGDKASTYTLTNVVPQAKEFLHHHWLPYLEGIRKRLNNYCRGTAYIISGVTTTGNTIRRGNVNRVGVPKHLWIAYCCPDFDLSAPYELRYKFPTYAAYGLNDVVDNAVTETSTKSVEALVNREMAVDQDFQLFNGNCVPEV, encoded by the exons ATGTTGCTGTCCTGTGTGCTCCTGGCTCTGGCCCTGCTTCCTCTACCTCCCCCAGTAAACTCCAGCGTGGACTCCTCCTTCAGGGAATGCAGCCGGTTCCTGTACAGGGGCCTGGCCCCAAGGGGCCTCCAGGGGACTCAGGGCCTCCAGAAGGTTTGCCAGCATTACGGGGACAAGGCGCGCTACGCCACCCTGTACGACCCAGCAGGCAGGATCCCCCTCTTCTCCGCCTACACCTTTAAACGCTCCAATGGTGAGAGCAGGGAAGGTCTGCCCTGGATGTACGAACCACAG CTGTCCCGTGGCTCTGGGATGGGTAACATGCAGCCCTTCCCTGGTTCTCCCTCCAGCCTCCTGGCCCTAGAGGAGAGCCAGGCGGTGCTGGCCGACTACTCCGACGCAGTCGTCTACGAGCGTGGCCAACTGAACCCCGACCAGCACCAGGCCAGTCCTGGGGACAAGGCCTCGACCTACACCCTGACCAACGTGGTTCCCCAGGCTAAGGAGTTCCTCCACCACCACTGGCTACCCTACCTGGAGGGCATCCGCAAACGCCTCAACAACTATTGTCGTGGAACGGCTTACATCATCAGTGGCGTCACCACAACTGGGAACACCATCCGGAGAGGTAACGTTAACCGGGTGGGGGTACCCAAACATCTGTGGATAGCCTACTGCTGTCCTGATTTTGATCTCAGTGCGCCGTATGAGCTCCGGTACAAGTTCCCTACTTATGCAGCCTACGGGCTTAATGACGTGGTAGATAACGCGGTCACGGAGACGTCGACGAAGAGCGTGGAGGCGTTGGTGAATAGAGAGATGGCTGTGGATCAGGACTTTCAGCTGTTCAATGGAAACTGTGTCCCTGAAGTGTGA
- the si:dkey-85k7.10 gene encoding endonuclease domain-containing 1 protein gives MVTVKHLSIYSSLSLVVLLILGCVRESQAGVVEDFNHVERCKDSLYMGTPPRGYLLGNSLKKLCQRYEDKPRFVTLYDPHKHIPVYSAYTFKKSDGEKRVDFPWMFEPQLASEKGSSNMEPFPQSSSHMHMNFEDSQAVLEDYADVVQYERGHLNPDEHQADPLDKASTYTLTNVVPQIREFNIGPWAEHEDLIRKRLNNYCRGKAYVITGVTTSGNMIRRDNLDRVAIPEYMWSAYCCTDYDQNAPYFLRYKFPAFGAYGLNDRVNNHLVEVPVKNLEKFLRGRMDVDKNFQIFYNDCVPDS, from the exons ATGGTCACCGTGAAACACTTATCCATCTACTCTTCTCTGTCCCTGGTGGTCCTGCTGATACTGGGCTGTGTGCGAGAGTCCCAGGCCGGGGTGGTGGAGGACTTTAACCACGTGGAGCGTTGTAAGGACTCCCTGTACATGGGAACCCCACCTCGGGGCTACCTCCTCGGTAACTCCCTGAAGAAGCTCTGCCAGCGCTACGAGGACAAGCCCCGCTTCGTCAccctctacgacccccacaaacaCATCCCTGTCTACTCAGCCTATACCTTCAAGAAGTCCGATGGCGAGAAGAGGGTCGACTTCCCCTGGATGTTCGAGCCACAG TTGGCATCAGAGAAGGGCAGTAGCAACATGGAGCCGTTCCCCCAGTCCTCCTCCCACATGCACATGAACTTTGAGGACAGCCAGGCGGTGCTGGAGGACTATGCTGACGTGGTCCAGTACGAGAGAGGGCATCTCAACCCCGACGAGCACCAGGCTGATCCCCTGGACAAGGCCTCCACCTACACACTGACCAACGTGGTGCCCCAG ATCCGTGAGTTCAATATCGGGCCCTGGGCCGAGCACGAGGACCTCATCCGCAAACGCCTCAACAACTACTGCCGCGGCAAAGCCTACGTGATCACCGGGGTCACAACCTCTGGGAACATGATCCGCCGTGACAACCTGGACCGCGTAGCCATTCCCGAGTACATGTGGTCGGCCTACTGCTGCACCGACTACGACCAGAACGCGCCCTACTTCCTGCGGTACAAGTTCCCGGCGTTCGGGGCCTACGGGCTGAATGACCGCGTCAACAACCACCTGGTGGAGGTTCCGGTGAAGAACCTGGAGAAGTTCCTCAGGGGAAGGATGGACGTGGACAAGAACTTCCAGATCTTCTACAACGACTGTGTGCCTGACTCATAG